The sequence GCAATCTATTCTTATTATCAGTGGTTTTTTCTTCTGACAAGAGTCACTTTTAGATTGTTGGTGCAGAAAATCCGGTTCTGATGTCTGCTGCTGAGCAAATATTTGGAGCTGGTGGCAAAAGGATGAGACCGGCTTTAACTTTCCTTGTGTCAAGGGCAACTGCTGAGATTGCTGGTTTGAAGTAAGTGCAACTTGGCATCCAATTTAACCAATTTATGGAAAAACTAAAGCCGTCACGCTTATAGATTACCGTCAATAACTCAGGGATCTCACCAAGGAACATAGAAGATTGGCAGAAATTATTGAAATGATCCACACAGCAAGTTTGATACACGACGATGTATTAGACGAAAGTGACCTGAGGAGAGGTTAGCTTGCTGAGTGCAACTCCTTGAGAAAAATTTGTTGCACATCTCTTCGTTAAATCATTGATCATCTATGCATTGCTTTGGCAGATATTTTTCATTTTACATTCTGTAATACACTACTCTTACTGAATTATTACAAGTTCTTTGAAAGCTTCCCATTTGCTGATTCATTTGCAGGGAAAAAAACCGTCCACCAAATTTACGGTACAAGAATAGCTGTGTTGGCTGGAGATTTCATGTTTGCACAATCGTCATGGTACTTGGCCAACCTTGAAAATCTTGAAGTCATAAAGCTTATCAGCCAGGTGTGCTGAATATTAGTCTACCTTTATGAACTTTTGTCTCTTGAAGTCCAAATTTTTTAGGCAAATAGAGAGAAAAAAATAGTCTGATTATCTATGATAACAAGGCAGAGAGACCCAAACTGGAGGCCAGAGGGCCCtaagtttataattttttaggaAGTGAGAAAAGTTTATATACATATTCACTTGATGAATTGTATTGCAGGTCATTAAAGATTTTGCTAGCGGTGAAATAAAGCAGGCATCTGGTTTATTCGACTGTGAAGTTGAACTTGACGAATATCTAATCAAGAGTTACTACAAAACAGCCTCATTGATTGCTGCTAGCACTAAAGGAGCCGCCATATTCAGTGGAGTCGATGCTGATATAGTTGAGCAGATGTATCAGTATGGGAAAAATTTGGGCCTGTCGTTCCAAGTTGTGGATGATATATTAGACTTTACTCAGTCAGCAGAGCAACTAGGTAAACCTGCTGGAAGTGATTTAGCCAAGGGAAATTTGACAGCACCCGTGATCTTTGCATTGGAGAAAGAAACAGAACTGAGGGATATAATCGAATCCGAATTTTCTGAGACTGGTTCTCTTGAAGAGGCCATTGATATTGTTAAGAAGTGTGGTGGGATTGAAAGGGCACGAGATTTGGCGAGAAAGAAGGCCGTTGAAGCTGTCCGAAATCTTCAATGCCTACCCTCTAGTTCCTTCAAGTTGGCGCTTGAGCAAATGGCAAAGTTTAACTTGGAAAGGATAACATGATGGGTATATGCTGACATGGTTTGATTCTCGATCGAGTTAAATCAATCTCTTCATGGAAAAGGCGTTGGGGCCAAAGTCTTTGCCATTGCAGATGGTTTTTTTGACTGAAGTGGCATAAAAAGAAACAGCATATTTTACAGGTAATCTTGAGCAATTTATGTAGCTGATACCACACTTTACTTTTGCCATTTTTGGACAATGGCATATACGAGACAATGAGACTCAAATTCTTGTTGTGCACTCATTATTGAATGTCATGAAGAACCAATAATATCATGTAATATAATTCTCTCATACTTGCAGTTCTTTACTGTGGCATCATAAAAACCTgagaatatttttaaaattttttttatgtattctATCTTTAATAACGGTGGTCATGAAGTGGtttattacaaatcaattactGTGGCAAGATAATTAATGATGTCGCtaatgaaattaattaatgttaATCCTCATAGAATCGTAAAAAAATTGCACGACGGAAAAGTGAGAAAATCACATTAAACTTAAACTAATCGTTATGCTAgataaaatgtttttatatcCAAGTTACATAAATCTTTGaaaagatttataaaaaaagaTATTTTCTTCACCTTTTTTCTGGTCTGATTTTATTGGGAACAAtatatttaacatattattCTTATAAATTATACATTAATTAGTATCGCACAATCATAATTGTTTTGAATGACATATACATCATGTATTTGATATGCACGTCAAATTTGAAATAACCAAGTTGGATTATTATTGAAGAAgttaaatagaaaaaaaaaaattgaatttcacCAAGACATTGTGGATTAAACTAATTGTTGAAAAACAAGTGGCAATGAGATTAGGTGACAATtagttttttgtttgttttgtaatGTGGGAATCCGCAGCCGCTATTTTTGGTGTGAATTGGGTAAACCCTCGGACTAACGTAATAGCATGCAAAATACGTTAGCCAAGTAAACCACACTAGATAAGCCCTATGTGATAGGCTAGTCCAAGAAGATGTTGGTAGGGAGAATCGACAAAATTATTCTACAGCCTAGGCCTGCCACCCCGCCTATCCGCCCTTGCTAGCAGCTAGATACAATGTTATTAGCGATGACAATAGAAAACAAAGTCATTTATTACTATGACTTATAATCTCGAATAAAAAGAAAATGTTCATTTAATATAATGTCATCAGTCCTACCAAAACTGATCATGAGAGTTTTTTGAACAAAATATTACAagatttgaacaaataaaaatattaaaaaaaagtttgGATTAATTGTTGCATATTGTATATATGTAtttgatttccaaaaaaaaaaaaaaaagagatttaCCACATATTAATAATTTAGATTTAAAACAAGAGTATCATATACTTATGAAATagatatatatcattaattaaataaataattatataaattaaatgttcttggataaattttttatacttTAACACAAGGcttatatttgaaaatttttattttttatactgTATTTTTGTCGGGATATATATcgattattttatatattaaattattattcaatatattatatttcattaTCCAAGTCAAACAAAAAAATGCATTCATAGGGTGGAAAAAAACTACACATAAGATAAATTTGAATGTATTATGCATTAGCAGCATTACCAAGATGGTTGAGAATTAAAGCATGTCAAACTACAAAAATTGTGTTATTAACAACATATTTTATCggagataaaaataatatgtgtTTTAGATATAGTTTATTCATATATAGAACTTTCATATTcaaataaaacttttaaataaaatagttttttttaaaaaaaaattgctatCTCGTCTAATTTTAAGTCGGTCCACTAAATTGTCAAAGTTTACGTTTTAGTAAAGTTTAATTTTCGATAATTTTGACCTAATTGCTGACGtgtcaaatattgattttatatTGGAAATATTGATATGACATTAAAATGATGAAATGACATTGAAATTATTGGCTTGTCAAACATCAGGCAACAATTGGACTAACAATaatagaaaatttaaaattaacgTATCAAAATCAAAAGTCGACAACCCAATAGACTAAAACTCAAAATTGAACAAGTTGataaaccaaaaaaattattttatctcAAAGAAATTATGGTTTTTTACTTTCAAATCAATATATGTAAAATTATCATTTAACATAAATGACGTATGTTAAGTTTCAATAATTGTCTCTGCTAGGTAGAACAATTGAAACATTACGCGTGAGATACTGCATAGTTTCAAATATTTGAGTTGTATTGCTACCATCAACTATAACTTTTagcaaaataataaacaatttgGTCATATAATTGGTGTCAGAGTGGAGGGCATGACTTCAATTCACATTGATTTCAAACACAATTATTAGGAAGAAGATTGTTGggatgtaataatttttttcctaTATACAGGTTAAAACAAGGGTATGAATTTCTGTATAATTTAAGATATTTGAGTTGCATCAACTATaacttataataaaatattgcaAAGCACTCGATCCTAAATATTaattacaaatatatatatatatatatatatatatatatatgtttgtgtgtgtgagaaaaatattttttttgatccattaacttatccatgttttggttttagtccataaacttttcaaaatttggttttggtacacaaacttttaattttcagtgattttggTCCAACTACACATGTGTCAGCTAGACATTGATACACGTCAACGTTTTTCCGGTGACGTGTGTCAATATCTAGCTGACACGTATGTAGTTGGACCAAAATcaatgaaaattaaaagttagtgtacaaaaaccaaattttaaaaaatttatggaCCAAAAgcaaaacataaacaaataatggaccaaaaaaatatttcccatatatatatatatatataatacgtTTTTCAACAAATATGTAATATATCTTATTGTTTTAAAGTGTtaactaaaaaataaatcaaactcaATATATAAATAACGTAATACACAAGaagaaaatttcaaattcaCTTGCACATTCATATAATATTTCATGTTAATAGAGGGATGTCATTTAAAATCTATTCTAGTTTGCATTAGTATTGTAAATCGTGGATTTAAGATTTACCGAAAGAAGATCGTGAAAGTACGACAATTGAAACTGCATGAATTGGATATACATTGATCCAAACACAAGATTATGGAATACCATGGCAAGAGACATGGACAGCATGAGACGAAGCACACAAAAGCCGTACGAAGCAGGTCACGTCTGTGATGGGAGAGTACGCAAAATCACGGCGGCGCCATGCTGTGGTTTCAGCGTAAGAATCGAAAAGGGAGAATGGGAATAAGAGCGAGACAATTCAAACGAAAATCGTTGCAGAATCATTGCCACGGCCATTTTGGCCTCAATCATGGCGAAATTCTGGCCAATACAGATCCTGGGACCCGAGCCGAATGGTACAAAGCTGCCCGAGTTTGTGGCGGCATTCGAAATCCCTCTGGAAAATCTCCGAGGGTTGAATTCTTTTGCGTCATCCCCCCAAATCTTGGGATCGTGATGGAGTTCCGCAATCAGCAGCGTCATATCTACGCCTGCTGGTATGGTCAACTTTCCTAGTTTCACTGTCTGTTTCGGGCCTCGAGACAGGATGGGTACCGGCGGGTACAGCCTCAGCACTTCTAGTAGAATCATTGTTACCTGCAAATGAATATTCTATGTTACATCCGGGAGTTTTATAGTCCTTTCGACTTAATAATAAAATAGGAGAGAATCTTACAACTTTGAGTTGATTCAACCCTTCAAAATGTGGCTCCGAATCTCCAAAAACTTCCAAAACCTCGTCTCTTGCTAAATTTTGCCATTCTTGAAATTGGGACAACAACACTATAGTCCAAACCAGCAAACACGAGGTCGTGTCGGACCCAGCAAAGTAGAAAAGTTGACATTCGTCGATTACATCTTCGATACTCATTCCCctgttgttgttgtttccatTTTCTTGTGAATTGGATTCCATTAGGACACCCAACAAGTCATCACCAACAATTGCATTTGCTTCTCCCATTTCTATGGCCTCCACCCTTTTCTTGATGATCCCCTCTAGTAAACATCTCATTTCTCTTGAGATATCTTTCACTCTTTTGTTTGTTCTTGTGGGAAGATATCTGTCAAAACAAAATTTGAACCCCCTTCATATCTATTATATTATACTAGAGTTGAAAAGAAATTTCGACTTTCAAGTCTAAAATACCTACTTCGATCCTGGAATGCACGATAATTTGACTATTTTTAAAGTGAGCTCGAATTTGTCTTTATGGAGCTGAAATATCCTTTTTCCTTCTTGATAACTGCTGCCGAATGCGGTGCGCGAGATCACGTCCCCTGTTAAGTCTTCAATAAATGGCCATACGTCGATTTCGCATGAACCTTCGTTTGTGCAAGAAACCATGGATTCCCATTT comes from Henckelia pumila isolate YLH828 chromosome 4, ASM3356847v2, whole genome shotgun sequence and encodes:
- the LOC140861518 gene encoding solanesyl diphosphate synthase 1, chloroplastic-like; its protein translation is MMLSMTCHNLEFGRTRLDFVACGCSSNASFDRFSVRNCSKGVLRNADGGCKARKSFCYRREIGPCRVSSTKTPEAFLKGIAAGPPPVLDFTTELTKLSSVSDLFEVVADDLQTLNKNLQSIVGAENPVLMSAAEQIFGAGGKRMRPALTFLVSRATAEIAGLKDLTKEHRRLAEIIEMIHTASLIHDDVLDESDLRRGKKTVHQIYGTRIAVLAGDFMFAQSSWYLANLENLEVIKLISQVIKDFASGEIKQASGLFDCEVELDEYLIKSYYKTASLIAASTKGAAIFSGVDADIVEQMYQYGKNLGLSFQVVDDILDFTQSAEQLGKPAGSDLAKGNLTAPVIFALEKETELRDIIESEFSETGSLEEAIDIVKKCGGIERARDLARKKAVEAVRNLQCLPSSSFKLALEQMAKFNLERIT
- the LOC140866868 gene encoding cytochrome P450 CYP72A219-like, with the translated sequence MLTGGIVFLEGQKWSLHRKIISPAFHLEKLKKMVPAMVLSCTSMLEKWESMVSCTNEGSCEIDVWPFIEDLTGDVISRTAFGSSYQEGKRIFQLHKDKFELTLKIVKLSCIPGSKYLPTRTNKRVKDISREMRCLLEGIIKKRVEAIEMGEANAIVGDDLLGVLMESNSQENGNNNNRGMSIEDVIDECQLFYFAGSDTTSCLLVWTIVLLSQFQEWQNLARDEVLEVFGDSEPHFEGLNQLKVVTMILLEVLRLYPPVPILSRGPKQTVKLGKLTIPAGVDMTLLIAELHHDPKIWGDDAKEFNPRRFSRGISNAATNSGSFVPFGSGPRICIGQNFAMIEAKMAVAMILQRFSFELSRSYSHSPFSILTLKPQHGAAVILRTLPSQT